The proteins below are encoded in one region of Oikeobacillus pervagus:
- a CDS encoding S-ribosylhomocysteine lyase has translation MMSTGKMNVESFNLDHTKVKAPYVRLAGVTEGENGDKILKYDIRFCQPNQDHMEMASLHSLEHMMAEFSRNHSDKIVDISPMGCQTGYYIAVINHEDYEDILNIIEKTLKDVLGATEVPACNEVQCGWAASHNLEGAKEIARKMLVKRNEWTEVFA, from the coding sequence ATGATGTCGACTGGAAAAATGAATGTAGAAAGCTTTAATTTGGATCACACAAAAGTAAAAGCCCCTTATGTTCGTCTTGCTGGTGTTACTGAAGGAGAGAATGGCGATAAAATCTTAAAGTATGATATTCGCTTTTGCCAACCTAATCAAGACCATATGGAAATGGCTTCCCTTCATTCTTTAGAACATATGATGGCGGAATTCAGCCGCAATCACTCGGACAAAATTGTTGACATTAGTCCAATGGGTTGCCAAACGGGTTATTATATAGCCGTAATCAACCATGAAGATTATGAAGATATTTTAAATATTATTGAAAAAACATTAAAAGATGTTCTGGGAGCAACAGAAGTTCCAGCTTGCAATGAAGTTCAATGTGGATGGGCAGCGAGTCATAATTTAGAAGGGGCAAAAGAAATTGCCCGAAAGATGTTAGTGAAGCGTAATGAATGGACAGAAGTATTTGCATAA
- a CDS encoding sensor histidine kinase: MSLKNVNISMLDVILEKMINTVDQSKGEIFTIGEQCRQDYQSLMEELNFIRQQVKIVIQNEEDLEVKVKLARRRLSEVSKFFHTYTEEDVRSSYEQAHKLQMKLMVARQKEKQLIDRRNDLERRLYTLQKTIDRADHLVSQITVVHNYLTSDVKQIGEALEGAKEMQDFGFKIMEAQEDERKRLSREIHDGPAQMMANVLMRSDLIDKLYKERGVDEAIAEIRNLKQMVRSALYEVRRIIYDLRPMALDDLGLVPTLKKYLITTEEYSHNINRDVTISFHNLGFEKRLPSKLEIALFRLVQESVQNALKHSGAKHIQVKLEIGRDHVLMIIKDNGKGFDVSEKKSGSFGIMGMKERVELLEGEITIDSKLGAGTLIMINVPIK, translated from the coding sequence ATGTCATTAAAAAATGTAAATATTTCTATGCTGGACGTTATTTTGGAAAAAATGATCAATACTGTTGATCAAAGTAAAGGTGAGATCTTTACAATTGGTGAACAGTGCCGACAAGATTATCAATCATTAATGGAAGAACTAAATTTCATCCGGCAACAAGTGAAAATCGTCATTCAAAACGAGGAAGATCTCGAAGTGAAAGTAAAGTTAGCACGGAGACGTCTTTCGGAGGTAAGTAAGTTTTTCCATACATATACAGAGGAAGATGTGAGAAGTTCATATGAACAAGCACACAAACTACAAATGAAGTTAATGGTTGCTAGACAAAAGGAAAAACAATTAATTGATCGAAGAAATGACCTCGAACGAAGACTATATACTTTACAAAAAACGATCGATCGAGCAGATCATCTTGTATCGCAAATAACCGTTGTCCATAATTATCTAACTAGTGATGTGAAACAAATTGGGGAAGCATTAGAAGGGGCCAAGGAGATGCAAGACTTCGGCTTCAAAATTATGGAGGCGCAAGAAGATGAGCGAAAACGGTTATCAAGAGAAATTCATGATGGTCCTGCTCAAATGATGGCAAACGTTCTTATGCGTTCAGACCTTATTGACAAGCTTTATAAAGAAAGAGGCGTAGACGAAGCCATTGCGGAAATCCGAAATTTAAAACAAATGGTTCGGTCGGCCCTTTATGAAGTAAGAAGAATCATTTACGATTTACGGCCAATGGCATTAGACGATTTAGGATTAGTACCAACATTAAAAAAATATTTAATTACGACTGAAGAGTACAGCCACAATATAAACAGAGATGTGACCATTTCTTTTCATAATCTAGGATTTGAAAAAAGACTCCCATCTAAATTGGAAATCGCATTATTTAGACTTGTGCAGGAATCTGTTCAAAATGCTTTAAAACATTCGGGAGCAAAACATATTCAAGTGAAGTTAGAAATTGGTCGAGACCATGTCCTGATGATTATTAAAGATAACGGAAAAGGTTTTGATGTCAGTGAAAAAAAATCCGGGTCCTTTGGAATCATGGGAATGAAAGAAAGAGTGGAGCTACTTGAGGGGGAAATTACAATAGATTCAAAACTGGGAGCGGGAACGTTAATTATGATTAATGTACCGATTAAATAG
- a CDS encoding response regulator, with amino-acid sequence MMTKIVIIDDHQLFREGVKRILEFEETFEVVAEGDDGTEALALIEEHHPDVVIMDINMPGINGVEATKELIGKYPETKVIILSIHDDENYVSHALKSGATGYLLKEMDADALIEAVKVVSEGGSYLHPKVTHNLIAEFRRLANEDHNGKGFQQVEVRRPLHLLTRRECEVLQLLADGKSNRGIGEALYISEKTVKNHVSNILQKMNVNDRTQAVVTAIKKGWVEVR; translated from the coding sequence ATGATGACAAAGATTGTGATTATAGATGACCATCAATTATTTCGTGAAGGGGTTAAAAGGATTTTAGAATTTGAAGAGACGTTTGAAGTTGTTGCTGAAGGGGACGACGGCACAGAGGCTCTTGCTTTAATTGAAGAGCATCATCCAGATGTAGTCATCATGGATATTAATATGCCAGGAATCAACGGAGTCGAAGCAACAAAAGAGTTGATTGGAAAATATCCAGAAACGAAAGTAATTATTTTATCCATTCATGATGATGAAAACTATGTTTCCCATGCGTTAAAGTCCGGTGCGACAGGCTATTTACTTAAAGAAATGGACGCTGATGCGCTGATCGAAGCAGTGAAAGTCGTTTCAGAGGGTGGATCCTACTTACATCCAAAAGTTACTCATAATTTAATTGCCGAATTCCGCCGTCTTGCCAACGAAGATCACAATGGAAAAGGGTTCCAACAAGTGGAAGTTCGACGCCCACTCCATCTTTTAACTCGCAGAGAATGCGAAGTTCTTCAACTTTTAGCCGACGGGAAAAGCAATCGAGGAATTGGAGAAGCTTTGTATATTAGCGAGAAAACAGTCAAAAACCATGTAAGTAATATTCTTCAAAAAATGAACGTAAACGACCGGACCCAAGCAGTTGTGACCGCAATCAAAAAAGGTTGGGTTGAAGTACGGTAA
- a CDS encoding aldehyde dehydrogenase family protein, translating into MKRDLFINGNWVQAEKYQSIYSPFSGEEIGTVPVATVEEVDKAIVAAYEARKTMAKMPAHKRAAILERLVDLLEERADEAAQIIALEASKPISTAKQEVARTIQTYKFAAEEAKRIHGETLSLDAAPGGENRLAYTVREPIGVVGAITPFNFPMNLDAHKVGPAIASGNTIVLKPASQTPFSSYFLAELLQETGLPAGALNVVSGSGQVVGDKLVTDERIAMITFTGSPSVGIGIRNKAGLKRVTLELGSNSALIIDDGVDIDSIIDRCVTGAFSFQGQVCISLQRVYVHENVYDEFVDKFVKATGKLNIGDPLDPDTNVSALISKKDVDRTLSWIEEAKQQGAKVLTGGKAEGNILLPTVLVDTDQSLKVSCQEVFAPIVNINKISTVQEAIELVNDSRYGLQAGIYTNNVHVALQAAEELHVGGVMINDIPTYRVDQMPYGGVKESGFGREGIKYAVEEMTEMKLVVFNRQ; encoded by the coding sequence ATGAAAAGAGACTTATTTATAAACGGAAATTGGGTACAAGCAGAAAAATATCAATCTATTTATTCTCCTTTTTCTGGGGAGGAGATTGGAACAGTTCCAGTTGCGACTGTGGAGGAAGTGGACAAGGCAATAGTAGCGGCCTATGAAGCGAGGAAAACAATGGCGAAAATGCCAGCCCATAAACGTGCTGCTATTCTTGAAAGATTAGTAGATTTATTGGAAGAAAGAGCGGATGAGGCGGCGCAAATTATTGCTCTTGAAGCATCCAAGCCAATTTCGACAGCGAAACAAGAAGTAGCCCGTACCATTCAAACATATAAATTTGCAGCTGAAGAGGCGAAACGAATTCACGGGGAAACATTGTCACTTGATGCTGCCCCAGGTGGTGAAAATCGTTTAGCTTATACCGTTCGTGAACCGATTGGGGTTGTTGGAGCGATCACACCGTTTAATTTTCCAATGAATTTAGACGCTCACAAAGTGGGACCAGCGATTGCATCTGGAAATACGATTGTGCTCAAACCTGCTTCGCAAACGCCATTTTCTTCTTATTTTTTAGCTGAGTTATTACAAGAGACCGGCTTACCTGCTGGTGCACTGAATGTCGTATCTGGTAGTGGACAAGTTGTGGGAGACAAATTAGTCACCGATGAACGGATTGCGATGATCACGTTCACAGGAAGTCCAAGTGTAGGGATCGGAATTCGCAATAAAGCTGGATTGAAAAGAGTTACTTTGGAGCTAGGTTCAAATTCAGCCTTAATTATTGATGATGGGGTAGATATTGATTCGATCATTGACCGTTGTGTAACAGGGGCTTTCTCTTTCCAAGGACAGGTTTGCATTTCCTTACAAAGGGTGTATGTCCATGAAAACGTCTACGATGAGTTTGTTGACAAGTTTGTAAAAGCAACGGGGAAACTCAACATCGGCGATCCACTCGATCCGGACACGAATGTATCTGCGCTTATTTCTAAAAAAGACGTAGATCGCACTTTAAGTTGGATTGAAGAAGCAAAACAACAAGGGGCAAAAGTTTTAACAGGAGGAAAAGCAGAAGGGAATATCCTTCTTCCAACTGTGCTTGTCGATACTGATCAATCTCTTAAAGTTTCATGCCAAGAAGTGTTCGCTCCGATTGTCAATATTAATAAAATATCAACGGTTCAAGAAGCCATTGAGCTCGTCAATGATTCCCGTTACGGATTACAAGCTGGAATTTATACCAACAATGTTCACGTCGCATTACAAGCGGCAGAAGAATTACATGTTGGCGGTGTGATGATCAACGATATCCCAACATATCGTGTCGATCAAATGCCATATGGCGGTGTAAAAGAAAGCGGATTCGGAAGAGAAGGAATTAAATACGCAGTAGAAGAAATGACAGAAATGAAATTAGTGGTGTTTAATCGCCAATAA